TATCATCTGACACGTGGTGATTCTGGTGAATATCGATGCCGTGCCAGTACTGGACCTAAAAGTGATTCATATTCATCCGTTCATTTACAAGTGGAaagtaagtttttttgtatttgtaatttgatttttatccagaataaaaaaaactctttGATCTCTTTCATTACTTAGACATTCATATACCGGCCGATTGTCAAGATAGTCCAGTATTTGCTAATTGTGCCATGATCGTacaaaataattattgtcGTAATCCACATTTCCATAAATTCTGTTGCCGTTCATGTTATATTGCAGAACATGGTCGACAAAAATcacaacattatcaacaacatgaatcatcatcgaatgaaataaatcaaccatgaaccaaacaacaaaataatcgaatggatgtaaataaatcaagttgaaagagagagagagaaaaaaaagacaccATTctctttgaaaaaatttaaattgaaaatatcggctgtgtgttgttgtttacacattacatttcatcaattttcaatttcatgcTGCCACATTTTGTATTCtttacatatttttttttttttttttggctgtcCATTTtcccattattatcattctatTTTAATCAAACACAAATTGCAAATCGAATCGAGATGAAATTTGAGctaaaactgaaaaaaaacagattcaATAAGCAAAAAACATCAAAGTCAATAAAGATagagattcttttttttgctgaatatttgaaaagaaaaaaatttttattgaataaaaatatcacaAATTGAATAACTGTCTTTTTCTCTATaccattggtggtggtggcttttttttgttttttatttttaacttTTCATAGACAAATAAtgtttattgattcattgatttgatttatccATATAGTTGACAATACACGATGATTGTGTgatgagtgaaaaaaaaattatatgttCAGATCAAGATCATATGATTCTCTATGataaattgttgatgttgatatatgatggccatgatgatcacgcgaaataaaaatgatgatgatgagtaggcaaaaaaaaattgatattattttattttggcgTTCaagataaatataaaaataaataaacaaataaacatggAGGAATctaaaacagagaaaaaaaaatgaattagaaatcaaatgataatcaaataaagGGAAAtgtacatacatacataattTGTAAATACTTGCACTGGTTATCTATATGAAACGGAAACCATGTGATGTGATATtcgagaaagagagagaaagaaaaaaaaatgaaaaacattaatttgatatatgaatgaatggttgttgaaataataatgttgtttaTTACATATAACGGACGTAACCAtcctttctctctctccatattcatgattgattgagatgttcaaaaaaaaaaacttgtcaaaagtagaaaaagaaaaaaaaatcagatttttcggattttttttttaatgttcaTTCATGTGACACACACAATATAATTGCTGtcaataattataatgatgatgatcatttttttattttgatatgtgtgaatgaacacacacacacacacacacaccaaccGGAACTGAAAAAGAAACTTATTCAATCGTCTTTGAATGCAAAaagtggtgtgtgtgtgtgtgtgtggtggaTCCATCGGAACATTTTTGCTGTGTATGTCACGGattaacgataatgatgatatgttaGTAACATGGTGATTTTTTCTCTAGAATAGTTATGATCCAATTGTTCTGAATaagaaatgcaaaaaaaaaacaatagaaaCCATAtggatgaataatgatgatgaaacatgtGGAGGATAATGATAGAGTTTTTCGAATATTTGGTCACAAAGTAACAAAATAATTGGAATAATACGTATGTATAATACGTTTTTCATATCAtacgaataaatgaatgaatatggcTCCATCACACTGGATTCAAGATCTAGGTCATAACCGTCgcattgttttctttttttttttttgattacatttttttcggtcgactgatgaatgaatgattttagGGTGGTATTCTTATTTTGGCCTGgtcgacttttttttcctgttcattcaattcatttttatttatatcaaaAATCCATCAGATCATAGTCTCTTTCAATCTGTCCATTTGctcgaaacaacaacaaaaaaaaatgtaatcaacatcattgtgGTTacaaacgaattttttttcaacttgaatcaaaatgccatttttaattaatgtaaatgtgtgtgtgtgcgtttggCTATTTGTACACCAACACATGTAGACCGaatggaatttatttttttcttgtcagacagacattctttttttattttgtttttgtgtttgaaatcaaatgaaataaaatcaaactaaaaatagttgaaatgttgatgatgatgatacaacgCCTttatccaaaacaaaaacaaaaaaaaaaacattttgtaaCTGGTGACTGGTTTTTTTAagcacaatcatcattatatcatcaacatcattaatgaattaCAAATCTCATTGGTTAGATTATATccattaaatcatcaattacaaATTGATTACAACACCaggattaaaaaaaaataatgtgaaTTCTCGTTAAATGGTTGAATAATGATTGGGAGtccaaataatgatcattttttttatttgtttgtttttcattgaatccaacaacaacaacaacaacaaaaaattagaaaataaaagattTGGTAACcatgatttgaatgatggtAAGTAAATTCTCCATTGATtttatgaaaagaaattctaattttttgttttattttctatataGTATGAAGATGTGAAATGCACAccataattttattattattattacaaacaattcaaaacaacaaacaaccaacTAGAATAACAATCGTATATTTAATATATAACAATCaacatttaatttaatttaattcgttatcatcatcatcatcatcatttttgaattgtcctttttttctgtaccATCAATataacacacatacacacacatttacgTGTATATTGACAgtagcaaaagaaaaaaaaataaaaaaagacacTGAAGCTCTCTCATTGCATACTGGCCATACAAAAGAGAACATTAACCTCATTTACACCAATGAAAATACAATATACAATATATTATGACCAAATATACGATAGAtgaagaaaacgaaaaatgagaaagaaagaaaaaaagccaaaCCAAATAgcagataataatgattttgaatggaTGGCTGAATGCATCtatccatgtgtgtgtgtgtgtgtgtatcaacAGGGGTGAcacaaaagattttttcttctcaacgaacgaaatgaaaaagaaaaaattttccattcgggtattcttctttttttttctttattgaatttgttgaggagaaatgttgaatatacaaaaaaaaacaagtctCGTcttctcttttcttttttttttcgttcgtttcGACAATCTTCGAATTTATAATTCATCTAAATATCACATCAAGATTCAGGCgccattgttatttttttttttttcgtcgaaACATAATGAACGGACATATATACGTATAtgttatcaacaacaacgaaaggTTCAAAtggacgacgacaacgatcGTGCCATTCGGTTAAATACCATAATGTTTAACTGaatgagtgaatgaatgatcattggagaaaaaaaattttatatcatGATTGCGGTTATTAAAGCggtaaaagaaaataatatcATGActtttggataaaaaaaaaattttttcaaatcctATCattccatgtgtgtgtgtgcgtgtttaGAATGAGACTGAGAATTGAGAACAGAACGAAATGAATTTCGCTTGAATGGCTGCTTGAAAATtgtgtggatttttttttttttttttttggtaaattaaaagaacatgatgatgaagagaatgacctgaataaaaattttccaatttttttttcattcattcattgaaatagCCGACAGAtaacacaacaaacaacagcaaaaaatgaatgatgatgatgatgatgatggaaaaaagatCCAAATGTGTTTGTTCatctgtgatgatgatgatgatgattcgaatcaaatttggaatacacaaaacaacaacaacaacacggCACGCCTAATGTGCCGGCTCCATGATtcaacttcatcatcatcatcatgatcatccgTAAAATGAAACCCACgcataaacagaaaaattcaaatcaatgtttctgacttgttgttttttatcgcTTCTAAAAcagatttattttattgatattttttcaaacataaataatttgtaaaaaaaaattctgtccattctgtgtgtgttatacagattttcgttttcaacaaaacaaacaaacaaactttttaaatcagaatcaaacgatgaaaaacgatgaaaaatttgtatgctgaaatcatcatattttcattggttgattgatggaatttttaaaattcaatcaaatttcaatttgaaaatattttcatcacttacaaaaattcatcatcgtcattgtttgatttccAATGTCATGATTTGCTCGTTATTGTTGGATTACACATGATTTATTCGATGTTAagtgatgttttttttttactgactAAATCGGActtggattttttgttttgtaaattCTGAAGAAGCAGTTATATGATTGAGACAGAtaaaataagaattttttttgcgaaaaaaaagacaagaaAATTTACTGTGAATAATTggtttaaaaaaatcaaagatcaatcaatttcgaatgaagagagataaaaaaagagtgaaaaaaattattcaattattttcaagCTTTTGGAGCTTCAGCTTCCGCTGGTGCTGCTTGTTCCGGTTGTTTAGATGATGGACATGATGTTTTGCCTTGACAGCAACCATCTTTTTGGTTTTCAGGTTTAGCTGGACAAGCACATTTACCATCTGGCTgatctgctgctgctgttgctgctggtTTAGTTTCTTCAACAGCTGGATTGGCGGCTGGAACTTGTTCAGTGGacgacatgatgatgacaaattgaaaataatttggtGGTGATTGTTAAAGAATAATAGAACAACAAACTAAACGTAAATTTTCGTTGATGTTTGAATGACTTGTTGATTAAGTTGGTTGGCGAAAAtcgagatgatgatgttcaacaAGTGGTTCACTCCTtttatacttttttttcggacgaccgatttttccattgtctctttttcattcattctttcataGTATATATCATGTACATGTACATGGCACACTCttttatgaatgattttgcgatatgatgatgatggaaaacatacacacacacatacacacacatttgcCACCATGACTACTATCATCGtttgttgtcgattgatGTCGATCCGGTCGGCTGCCGACGCCGACAATCActatgatgaagatgatgatgatctacaATATACAAATATAAGTCATGCCACGCCACCATGGTGATGTCGgcgacaacgacaatgataatgtttgattatcatcattgtgtgtgtgattagTCATCATTATAGTATTCTTCCGTTGTTGCTTGGATGCTCTTTCTCTCTCgaatgtcaatttttttttgtgtgtatgtgtgtaataaatgaaacaatccaaaattgaatgaatgaatttggttgcaactttttttttctatagaaaaaaaaattgtttatcgCAGCAACAATAATCCATTGGTCGttgatttgataaaatgataattttttttctcactcttttctctctctctcattattcttgtttgtttgttggtctcgaattttccatttgtcgggcgttgtcgtcgtcgtcgtcgtcgacgCCGGTGACGGTGGCGGTGACGCCATTTGTTTatcatgatttgatttacCGGTAATATAATCTATATATCTCTCTgcgtatgtgtttgtgtaatcagatagaaaaaaaaaatatgagagaaaaaaaacgacagtACATGAGACGGTTATGTGGAAATcgatttttgaattgatgtCGAacacaataaaataaaagaacaaaataatcaGGATCtctgattttctttttttttttttttttttgtttgatgaaatgataataaatgacaaaaaaacaaattaaagaTTATCAACAACCGATACGATAAATATagtggtggaaaaaaaattaggacTATTCAATCCTTTGATTCtggttcgatttttttttatttgtttgttgttgtcgtcgtcgtcgtcgtcgttgttggttgtactgttttttttttatcggaaaatttcaattttatcgtGAGATCATATAATGGATTTTCTAGATTGTTCCAAAAATCATCGttgtcagtcagtcagtcagtttgttcattcatctaCAAAACACAactgaaaagaaattttttttttttttggttgagaaaaaaaatgctggtTTTTTCCATCCATTCCATCGCcaatgagaaatttttttttttttaaacgatGGCCATTTTGAAAGCTTCGgaagaatttattgatttcgaCATCGGattatcaaacacacacacaggtatgtgtgtgtgatattaTGGATTCAGATTATTTTTgggaataaaaataataaatcaatcaaacgaGATGGtgggccaaaaaaaagaagactgcaaaggtgtgtgtgtgagtgcgAGAGAACTCgttttggtttgatttttgtaGCCCAATTAATAATGTGGAACAATAAATagtaaattaaattttttttttgagaaattttcgaggaattttattttcgaaatattttaacggttttttttttgcttcttgGTTCGTCGTCCGttaggtcatcatcatcatcatcatcttcacgATCCGcggtttgattttttttatttcatttcaatgattgtgTAGTAGACACAAATAAGTTCCGCTCTGGTTCTTTGcttgcttttttttgatatttttttttcttctttttctgcTGTTTCCCATGTATAATCAATGTTGAACAATTTGTCGCCGACAATTGATTATCGTTTTTGaatcgtcttttttttctctactgTTATTTGTCGGCCAAATCTAATGATCTTTAATTATGGATCAgatttcagattttttttcactcgtgtttttgttgttgctgttgtttgtaggtttggcaattttttttctcccagCTAATTATACATAAActtagttttgttttgaaaaaaaaatgaaacaaaaaaaaaaaaatttttttcaatgatgatctaaattgattgaattacaATCGggttaatcaaaaaaaaaaaaaaaaaaattcaatcgaaatcattgaataactGACAGACAAACAGGCAGATAGACAGAGCAGGCAAGCAGACAACCAAGCCAgacattcgattttttttctgatttttattcgatttcgGTATCGGTCAACagaaacgagaaaaaaaaacacaagcCAAAGACCGAcaaagttgatgatgatgatgattatcatactgatcatcattaggctatttttttttgattgatgttttttttccatcttcaACAGCAAAcatcaacaccaacaacaacatgataaACGTATGAACAGTATGTGAAGATTATGAATTTAATCTATTCTGtctgattatttattttttttttttttttgctggggTGGTggtattttgtattttgtttgattcatgtctaattgattgaatggaatgatgaatggaaatgaaatggacaaaaaaaaagagagaaaaattaaaatttaaggattgatcacacacacacacacatagccTACATTCAagattacaaaaaaaaccaatcagAGGTCAATCGGAAATGGAGAATTATTTCTTTCTGTTTATTTTCTTTACTCAAAATCCTCGAGATaggaatttattcaaaaattttttgatcgatcgattcatgttaatggaattttcattttttttttttttttttttttttttttttttttttttttgattgctcgaaatcaacatcatcatcattttatttatttatttatttattcacaaGCCACACACCATgcgatgttgttgatggattttttttccactgaaCAACGACATTCCATTTCCGTTTAAAGTGGATAAACATGATGGTTGGTGGGTGtttttagttttatttttgtttatcgttttttttttattttattttattttatttttagccaattttattcgataaatagaaattattttgattgattgattgtaaatgaatgattgctTTTGATTGACAATTCAATAGCAATTCTTTACgtttgtcgatgatgatgatgatgatgatgataaacaataaGCCAACAATATACGGGTATTCAGAAATATAAAagtagaaaaacaaaaaaaaatgacggtTTCATCCATCAAATGTAACcgtcattatcaatgaaaattgttgatgaaatctAAAAGTAAATTCAAGATTGgattttggaaaatttccatccgttatatgaatgaatgtcgcgccaaatttttttttctctttctctatcCATCTACTCcaaaatgtcaaaaacaaatatataaaaaaccTATTTCTATTATTGGCCGGTACATTTCTatacttgtgtgtgtgtttgtgtttagaCACTCTATGAcaacgataatcatcatgatgagaTAAtctcatcaataaaaaaaattttttttttacctctacattacattattattcaattatgtaagattttgtatttgtgtaGCCTAACACTACAACAATTGCAACAAAAATGTGTCAACAACTACAATGTAtctgtgtgtatatatatattaacaGGTGCATTACATCCATAACATAAAAAGCAACAGGTGGGGCGTTATTAGTATTTagtaaagtaaaaaaaaattgattgttgaacAACAGATGATTTTGCATAGCAATATTTTTATAGACATTATGACtatagaaatgaatgattatattgcaatagtgtttttttttgttgttgcatcgATCAGAtgcaaacaataatgaaatgagccaattgtttcattgaaaatatatttaCCTTACCATACAATAAATATATggacatttattattacaacaattttctctctctctctctctctctcctctCTCTATGGAGGAAAAACGAGTGAAGTGTTTGCCGCCGTTAttgtaaatgaaattattcaatgataattgattgaaatgaaattttatacgagtgtgtgagtgtgtgattaatcatcattcataataaacaaaatttcattaaacgaatgtgcaaaaaaaaaacaaaacattaacggaaaatttttttttgtttccatgtATTCAACCAAATATGGAAACATTATCACCTTTTCTCTGTCTCACACTTTTACACAAACTATAGCGTGTGTCCActgttgaaaatatttcgCAAACAAATacgataatcaaattgaatggaaactttttgttttatattgattgatgaaaatatttcaaaaaaaaatcaatttacgggaaaattttttgagaaaaaaaataaataaatataaacagAAGCCACTAAAATAAttcaacgtttttttttaattataattattatcatcatcatttcaattcaattaataattatcaatctacaaatatatttataaataataatcataatcataatcatcttgTGGATCAATGAACATCATAATTCTaaagataaacaaaaaaaaagaatcttcATGCAAACATATATTgtggattgaaaatgaaaatttactatctcgaaaaatgaaaaaaaaaattatccccacatcatcaacgaatatatataatatatgaataaatcagAAAGTATAGTATTATAGTAAGGACGGACAggaataattttcaacagGTTCAGAGGCTGGCTACAATActggaatgaatttttgttttttatccaacttgattttgaaagaaaaaaaaatttcttttgacaccaaaaaaaaaatatagggAAGTGGCGAACAATATTGAAACAGAGAGAATGAGACACATGCACGTAATAATTTATCACCTgtatatttgtttgtgtatgtgtgtgtgttcgatACATATTTGGATCgctgaataaatgaattttccaaAAGAAGTGGAAGGAGAAAAAGtggcgaaaaaaatgtgaaaatatttttgagtaaaaagagaaaaaaaatccacaacCATTagtttcaatttgaatgattttgatgatgatgaatgaatgaatgaatcatctAATGATTACGatttgataatggtgataataaagattttttaaCTTTGAGAACAATATCTAGAAATTCGTACAATTCGTAtgattcattaatttgaaaattacaTTGATACTTCAAAAGCTTTAATCATCTGTCGATTTGTGCTGGTGCTGGTGGtagttgtcgtcgttgttgttgttgttgtagctgTTATaaaagttgatgatgacgatgatacaTCTGTTGTTTCGGCAGTTTCTAACATTGTTGAATTCATTGGATCGAAAgactttgttttgtttgtattattgttattggtaatgttaacatcattatttccaAATTGTGATTGACTTAGATCAAGAAATGGATTCGTacttttgaatatttttgtggttgttgtttcagctgccgttgttgttttattagTTGTCGTTGGTATTACTGTTGTTGCCGATGTTATGTTCCAATCATCTgaaattgttgctgtttctAGAAATGGATTCTTTGTATGGTTGGCaccattgattttattgttattaattgtcttcgatgatgatgatatgctaaaatttgttgatattggcactgttgttgttgtcgtcgtcgttgttggaTGTTGCTGTAGAATTATTGTTGCAGGCgattctgttgatgatgataatgaagatgaacaaAAGGCCGATAATGACGTAAATAaaggcgatgatgatgatggtggcggtggtggcgCACAAACTTGGGGCATTTGATCCACAACTGCAGGTGGAATCAATGGCAaggtcgtcgtcgttgttgttgttgttgtcatagAGGTTTTTATTGaaccattcaatgatgatccagaACAAGCAGCTATTCCTGAATCTAGACTACCAGTATTTAATTGATGACTTAAATTATCTGATTTTTGATCCATATTTTGTTGAAccatcgttgtcgtcgtcgtcgatgAGGATGTGGATGGTTTGTTCAAAATCCATTGATctataaattattaattacaaTGAATTATTAGATTGAAATGTTCgagaaattcaaaaacaaacaaaccgatatttgaaaatgaaaacaatgaattagCATCTTTGACCAGATGATTTAGACCGGTACCATTTGATTTGTTAATGTTTTGCGCAATGGATGATTGTAGTGTAGCTGGTGGTGAGAAATGAGATTTGCCATCATCGCTTAGACCAATTTGTGAAGTCAATGGCCATgttgtttgatcatcatcatcaacatcatcatcatttttagcACTTAACAAACTTAAACCTTGTGATAATTGTTGACACATGGCTGCTATGATTGCTGAGCCTGAATCTTCAGCCTTTGTTTCTGACACTATCGATTTATCAATTATCGATGGTGATACTTCTTGGATTGGCGCCACTttataaacgaaaaaaaaaacaaactcgAATcagatatttttcattcaatttttataacCTACCAGATGGTGTTAATGAAAGTTTGTGCAAAAAATCCGGtcgttttgtttccattacTGGCTCTTCAAATGTTGCTAAATCTAATGAATGAGCACGATTACGAATtggaatgttgttgtttacattTGTATCCAATGGATCAATAGTGCTACCATTGGATTTGGTGTGAGAATTAATAGGCGacgatgttaatgatgatgatgattttaatggATCATTTATAGACGAATCGgtcaatgaatttaatcGTAATGAAAGCTGTCGTTTAAACGGTGATGCATGGTTTAAAGGGCCACCACGTAATGAACCTTGTCGTTGAAGTAGGTTTGCCGTTGCATGTGGTCTAGCCACTGCATATGGATTATGTACTGGTTGTTTCACTGGAACAGGTTCTAttgcaatgaaaacaaaaaaccaaattattaaatttatatattcagaAATATCATTTAGAGGGAACAAACCAGATGGTTTTGCAACTTGTGGATCCTGTAAACGTTCcgtaattgatgattgtcgaaATGATCCAGTACGGGTGAAATTATTTGCATCTAAAATTGCCGATACAGATTCTTTATCCCGTTTTTGTTTACGTTCCAAACAAATATTGAACGCACAACCAACGGCATGACTAAGACGTTCACCAGAATCTTTGGTTGCATGAAAACCATGACACATCCATCGTCGTGTAGTACCATCACGACAAATGTAGGAGAATCCACGTTCATGGCTTCGATCCGGTGCACAGAATGATACCTTCTCAATGGtttgatcaacaatcaaaccCTATTATTAAAAGAAAGgattgaaaaattagaaaaaaaaattccattaaaaaaatgcaaatcaTACCTtggtatcatcatcgacaacacgTATACCATCGCCGGTAACATATAATTGACCTTTGACGGCACGTCTTCTTGAATTCTGTagtggaataaaaaaaatgatttcaaatttttttttcgttaaaaaaattaatcccCTTACCCTTAATCTGCGTAATGCATCTTCACATATTTGCATACCACGTGATTCATATACTTCAACACAGCCAAGATATTTTACTGAAAATACACAATTACCCGAACGTACGGATTGTTCATCTGATTGCCATTGATGTGGTTTCTGTGATTCGGTTATAATATCGGGTTTTTTCTTACGAAATGAATTTCGGAACGATTTCCGAAGTCGATCCATTACTAaccaaaatgacaaaaaaaatccaattttattaataaaaataatctaCGAATCTAGATGAATATCGTTTAAAAATCTGTTGACAAAGAGTTGTATAtgagaaagaatgaaaacaaaatcaactgaaataataaaaactcACTACTGGAACATTATTATactgaaaataaaagaaaaaaaacctccaAACGACACAGATGAATGGATCTATCGTTactcacatacacacacatccaATTCAGATAATCATTCGTAgacaaacagacacacacaaaaatcgaatgtaCTCCATAGgtaataaatagaaaaaaaaatttagccaCAATAATCGCAccgaaacacacacacacaaacacaccgATACACATAGACAATCTCCTACCTTTGAATGGAggcattgatgatgatgattgtcgtttgcctttttttcaaggactatgacaacaacaacaacaacaaaaaatcaaataagaaaatagactttttttctattttctttgttcaaaattattcaagATAGAGATAGAGATATTTGCAATAgcaatagatgatgatgatgaacaagaacGGGTTTAAAGTCTCAATTGTAGCGgaaatgatcaatttaaagtttatgtgtctgtgtgtgtggtggttGGTTAATGAGTACGTTTGATAGTAatcttttgaatgaaaaaaaagatgcaaAAATTACTATcaaaatcgacaacaacaacaacaataacaataaaaaaaaaccaaaatataTGAATTCCGTCCGTATACGGATAAACAATGTCATCATCTGTTTACcgttattaaaaaa
This window of the Dermatophagoides farinae isolate YC_2012a chromosome 3, ASM2471394v1, whole genome shotgun sequence genome carries:
- the numb gene encoding NUMB endocytic adaptor protein isoform X5; the protein is MPPFKVMDRLRKSFRNSFRKKKPDIITESQKPHQWQSDEQSVRSGNCVFSVKYLGCVEVYESRGMQICEDALRRLRNSRRRAVKGQLYVTGDGIRVVDDDTKGLIVDQTIEKVSFCAPDRSHERGFSYICRDGTTRRWMCHGFHATKDSGERLSHAVGCAFNICLERKQKRDKESVSAILDANNFTRTGSFRQSSITERLQDPQVAKPSEPVPVKQPVHNPYAVARPHATANLLQRQGSLRGGPLNHASPFKRQLSLRLNSLTDSSINDPLKSSSSLTSSPINSHTKSNGSTIDPLDTNVNNNIPIRNRAHSLDLATFEEPVMETKRPDFLHKLSLTPSVAPIQEVSPSIIDKSIVSETKAEDSGSAIIAAMCQQLSQGLSLLSAKNDDDVDDDDQTTWPLTSQIGLSDDGKSHFSPPATLQSSIAQNINKSNGTGLNHLVKDANSLFSFSNIDQWILNKPSTSSSTTTTTMVQQNMDQKSDNLSHQLNTGSLDSGIAACSGSSLNGSIKTSMTTTTTTTTTLPLIPPAVVDQMPQVCAPPPPPSSSSPLFTSLSAFCSSSLSSSTESPATIILQQHPTTTTTTTTVPISTNFSISSSSKTINNNKINGANHTKNPFLETATISDDWNITSATTVIPTTTNKTTTAAETTTTKIFKSTNPFLDLSQSQFGNNDVNITNNNNTNKTKSFDPMNSTMLETAETTDVSSSSSTFITATTTTTTTTTTTSTSTNRQMIKAFEVSM
- the numb gene encoding NUMB endocytic adaptor protein isoform X3, producing MPPFKVMDRLRKSFRNSFRKKKPDIITESQKPHQWQSDEQSVRSGNCVFSVKYLGCVEVYESRGMQICEDALRRLRNSRRRAVKGQLYVTGDGIRVVDDDTKGLIVDQTIEKVSFCAPDRSHERGFSYICRDGTTRRWMCHGFHATKDSGERLSHAVGCAFNICLERKQKRDKESVSAILDANNFTRTGSFRQSSITERLQDPQVAKPSGLFPLNDISEYINLIIWFFVFIAIEPVPVKQPVHNPYAVARPHATANLLQRQGSLRGGPLNHASPFKRQLSLRLNSLTDSSINDPLKSSSSLTSSPINSHTKSNGSTIDPLDTNVNNNIPIRNRAHSLDLATFEEPVMETKRPDFLHKLSLTPSVAPIQEVSPSIIDKSIVSETKAEDSGSAIIAAMCQQLSQGLSLLSAKNDDDVDDDDQTTWPLTSQIGLSDDGKSHFSPPATLQSSIAQNINKSNGTGLNHLVKDANSLFSFSNIDQWILNKPSTSSSTTTTTMVQQNMDQKSDNLSHQLNTGSLDSGIAACSGSSLNGSIKTSMTTTTTTTTTLPLIPPAVVDQMPQVCAPPPPPSSSSPLFTSLSAFCSSSLSSSTESPATIILQQHPTTTTTTTTVPISTNFSISSSSKTINNNKINGANHTKNPFLETATISDDWNITSATTVIPTTTNKTTTAAETTTTKIFKSTNPFLDLSQSQFGNNDVNITNNNNTNKTKSFDPMNSTMLETAETTDVSSSSSTFITATTTTTTTTTTTSTSTNRQMIKAFEVSM